Genomic window (Egicoccus halophilus):
TCCGCGGACGCTCAACAGGAAGATCGTGTCGGTGCGCTCGCCCTCGGCGCTGCCGGTGGACAGTTCGCGGCGTTCCTCGGGGCTCAACGACTCGCGGCTGTCGGAACCGACCACGAGCACGTGCATCGGGGAGCCACTGCGCGCCAGGCCGTCGACGTCGAGCTTGGGGATGCGGGTGGTGACCCAGGCGGCGAGCAGTGCCACCGCCAGCAGCACGAGCAGCAGCAGGCCCGCCAGCACGCGCACGGCCGTCGGCCGTCGTCGGCGTCCGCCGCCGCGCACACGAGGCCCCCAGTCCTGGTCGACGTCGGTGCTCACGGATGCTCCTGGAGGGTGCCGCTGGGCGGGCGGAGTGTGGCACGTCGGGCACCGGTCCCTGTACACGCGCGGGGAAAGCGGCCCCCCGGCGGCCCGGCCGGTCTAGCCCGTGACGAGCGTGTCCGGCAGGTGGCCGACGTCGCTGAAGCGTTGCAGGCTGAAGACGTGTCCGCTGGCGATCCGGGTCGTGCGCAGCAGCGTCACCGAGGCGTGGTCGGAGGCGAAGCGTTCCCACTCCCAGGGCTCGGGTGCCAGCCCCAACAGGTGGCCGAGGACGACACTGTTGGTGCCGGCGTGGGCGACGACGACCACCCGTGGGCGGTGCTCGGGCAGCTGCCAGAACCCATGGTCGTCGCGCTGCAGGCCGAGCCCGGCCAGCTCCTGCTCGAGGCCGGCGGTCACCCGTGCGTGGAAGTCCCGGAAGCTCTCACCGTCGGGGATGCCGTTCCACCAGTCCTCGCGGCCACGCACGCGTGCCTCACGGAAGACCCGCTCGACCTCCTCCTGCGGGGTGCCCTCCCAGGCCGCCGGCATCCGGATCTCGTGCAGCCACTCCCGTTCCTCGGCCGCGACGTCGGGCACCAGCGCGCGCAACGGCGCGGCCGTCTCGCGCGCGCGGGTGGCGGTGGAGACCAGCAACCGGTCGAAGGTGCCGGCGGCGAGCCGCTCGGCGACACGGCGCGCCTGCTCGTGCCCGCGGGGTGTCAGACCCGGGTCGACCCGGGCGGTGCGGTCGCGGGACCACTCGGGCTGCGCGTGTCGGACGAGGAGGAGTTCCATGCCGCAACGCTATCCGACCCGGGCGACGCGCCGACCGGGTGCACGGGCCGCTGCGTGCGTCCCCGGCCCGGCCGGGCATACTGCTCCGCGACCCGGAAAGGTCGACCCTGCATCCGCCGCGTATCCCCGAGGACGAGGCCGCGAGGCTCGCGGCCCTCGACGCGTTGGCCCTGGTCGGCACGGATGCGGAGGAGCGGTTCGACCGCATCACCCGCACGGTCGGCCGGTTGCTCGGCATGCCGATCGCGATGGTGAACCTGGTCACCGCCGAGGCCCAGTGGGCCAAGTCGGCCGTCGGCATGGACCAGGGCGCCACGGTGGAACGCGAGCGATCCTTCTGCGCGCACGTGGTCGGTGACGGCCGCCCGGTACTGGTCGAGGAGGCACTCGACGACCCGCGGTTCGTGGACAACCCGATGGTCACCACGGACCCACGACTGCGCGCCTACTTCGGCATGCCGGTGCGCGGGCCCGGGGGGCACGTGCTGGGGTCGCTGTGCGTCGCCGACGTCGCGCCGCGTGCGTTGGAGGCGGACCAGCTCAGCCTGCTCGCCGACCTCGCCGGTTGGGTCGAGGCCGAGCTCGACCGCACGCAGTTGGCCGCCGTGACGCTGCAGGAACGCCGCCTGCGGCAACGGTTGGAGGCCATCACGGGGGCCATGGGCGACGGCATTCTGGTGTTCGACCGCGCGGGCCGGATCGAGGCCTCCAACGCGGCCGCGAGCCGACTGCTCGGACGTCCGTCGGAGGTGCTGCACGGCGCGGCCGTTCCCGATCTGCTGCCCCCCACGGGCACCTCGCGGGCGGCGCTGGAGGAGCTGCTGGGTGCCGGCAGGCTGCGGACACCGCTGCGCGCGGAGATCGAGGTGGCGCGGCCCGACGGCGCCGCCGTCCCCCTCGAGGTGACCGTCGCGAGCGCCAACGGCACCGACACCTACGTCGTGGTCGGCCGTGACGTCACCGACCGACGTCGCCACGACGCGGCCCTGCAGAACCTGCGGCAGCTGTACGCGTCCATCCTCGACGCCGCCGCGGACGCGATCGTCGGCCTCGACCGCGACGGTCGTATCCAGTACGCCAACCCGGCGGCGCACCGGCTGTTCGTCGTGCCCGAGGGGGAGCTGCTGGGCGAGGACCTGCACACCCGGTTCCATCACCACCGCGACGACGGGTCGCCGTATCCCTGGCAGGAGTGTCCGAGCCGACAGACCCTGGTGACGGGGCGTCCCTGCGAGAGTCTCGAGGAGCGCTACCACCGCGCCGACGGCACCACGTTCTCCGCCGAGTACGTCTCGACCCCGTTGGTCGCCGACGGCGTCGTCAGCGGAGCGGTGCTGATGATCCGGGACGTGGAGGAACGTCGGACCGTCGAGCGGCTCAAGGACGAGTTCGTCGCCACGGTCAGCCACGAGCTGCGCACCCCGTTGACCTCGATCAAGGGCACGCTGGCGCTGGTGCTGGGCGGCGTCACCGGCGTGCTGCCCGCCGACGTCCGCAGCCTGCTCGAGGTCACCCACAGCAGCACGGAACGGCTGATCCGTCTCGTCAACGACATCCTCGACCTCGAGCGGATGGTCGGCGGCCACCTCGACCTGCGACGCGAGCCCTCCGACGCGCGCGAGCTCACGGTCGCGGCGCTCGACAACGTCGGTGGGCTCGCCGACGAGGCCGGGGTGACCATCGCGACCGCCGTGGAGCCGGTTCCGGTGTTCGTGGACGTCGACCGGATGGTGCAGGTACTGACGAACCTGCTCGGGAACGCGATCAAGTTCTCGCCGACGGGCGGCACCGTGCGGGTCTCGTGTCGGACGGCACCCGAGGGGCTGGTCCTCACCGTGGCGGACGAGGGACCGGGGATCGCGCTCGACGCCCAGCAGCGCATCTTCGAGCGGTTCGGTCAGGCCGACGGCTCCGACCGTCGGGAGAAGGAAGGCACCGGTCTCGGGCTCCCGATCGCGCGTGGGCTGGTCGAACAGCACGGCGGCCGGCTCGAGGTGGAGTCCGAGGGCGGCTCCGGCAGCCGCTTCCACCTGACACTGCCGGCCCTGCCCACCGGCAGCGAGGCCGCGGACAGCGAGGTCCACAGGTGACACCACACGTCCTGATCGTCGACGACGAGGACGCCATCCGGATGGTGGCGCGTCTGGGACTCGAACGGGTCGCCGGCTGGTCGGTCACCGAGGCGGGCAGTGCGGTCGAGGCGGCCGCCGCCGTCGGGACCGTGCGGCCCGACGTCGTGCTGCTCGACGTGATGATGCCGGTCGAGGATGGCCCGCAGACCCTCGAGCGGCTGCGGGCGCTGCCCGGCGGCGCGGACCTGCGCGTGCTGTTCCTCACGGCGAAGGCCCAGCGCAGCGAGATCGAGCGGCTCCGGGCGTTGGGGGTCGACGGCGTCATCAGCAAGCCGTTCGACCCCATGACGCTGGCCGGTGACATCGCCGGGCTCCTGGGCTGGGACCGGCCGTGAGCGGGGACCCGATGACCGCGGCGATCGCGGCCCTGTGGCAGCAGGTGGCGCCGGAGCAGATCGCCACGGCCCGAGCGCTCGAGTCGGCAGCCGTCCGCGTCCTCGACGCGCCCGCCGATGCCGAGGCCTGGGCCGAGGTGCGCGCACGCTCGCACCGGCTGGCGGGCACGCTGGGCACCTTCGGGCAGGTCGAGGCGGGGGACCTGGCCATCCGGCTCGAGCAGCGGGTGGAGGGGACCACCGACCCGGACGCGGCCCTGCGTGCGCAGGTCGCGTCGCTGGCCCGCGACCTGCGCCGGGTCCTGGAGGCATCCGTGGCCACGTGAGCTCGCCGCGCGGCGCGAGCGTCGCTCCGGTGCCCGCCGTCCTGCCTCGTGCTCGGCGGCGCCGTTCGTGCCGCGGCGGGAGTCAGGCCCCCGGGCGGTCGGCGCCGGGACGCGGTCGGGATGCGGCCTGGGCGACCGTCGGCCTGGCCTCCTGGCCGGGCGTGAAGCAGCAGTCGACCGGGCACACGTCCCAGTTCGGTCCGCGGGTGCCCAGCGCCGCCACCGGCCCTCCGGCGACCCGTTCCAGGACCAGGTCGCGGATGCCGCGCACGAACCGGTCGTCGGTGCCCACGGTCGCGGCGCGCGCGAACGCCAGCCCCAGCCGCCCGGCGGTGGCTGCGGCCTCGACGTCGAGGTCGTAGATGACCTCCATGTGGTCCGAGATGAACCCGATGGGTACGACCACGACCGCCCGCGTGCCCTGTCCGGCGAGCTGCTCGAGGTGGTCGTTGACGTCGGGTTCGAGCCATGGCACGAACGCGGGACCCGAGCGCGAGTTGTAGACCAGCTGCCACGGACGGCCCGGGAACGCCTCCGCGACCAGCCGACAGGTCTCGTAGTGCTGCACCTCGTAGTCGCTGTGGCGCGACATGGTGGTGGGGATGGAGTGCGTGGTGAACACCAACGCGGCGTCGTCGCGGACGTCCTCGGGCAGCTGCCCCAGGGCGTCCCGGATGATCGAGACCTGCGGCTCGACGAATCCCGGGTGGTTGTAGTAGACGCGGATCTTGTCCAGTTCGGGGGCGCCGTCGCCGACCTCGGCACGCGCGGCGGCGAGGTTCTCGCGGTACTGCCGGCAGCCCGAGTACGACGAGTAGGCGCTCGTGACGAAGCACAACGCCCGGCGCACGCCGTCGTCACGCATCTCGCGCAGGGTGTCGGCGAGCAGCGGATGCCAGTTCCGGTTGCCCCAGTAGACCGGCAGGTCCGGGCCCTCGGTGGCGATCAACGTCTCCAGCGCCGCCTTCAGGGCCCGGTTCTGGTCGTTGATGGGGGAGCGGCCGCCGAACTGGAAGTAGTGCTGGCTGACCTCCTCGAGCCGTTCGCGGGGGATGCCGCGACCGGCGGTGACCCGTTCCATGAACGGGATCACGTCGGCCTCCTGCTCGGGGCCTCCGAAGGACACCAGCAGGATCGCGTCGTAGTCGGTCGTCGTCATCGGTTCGAGTCCCTGTCGTCGCGGCGAACGTGGTGGGCGTCGGTCTGGACGTCGTCGGCGGCGGGGTCGTCGCCGACGGCGCTGCCGGTCGCGGGCCGGCCGTCCGCGATGGTGCCGGGCTCGACGCCCCAGGCGCCTTCGATGCGGCCGACCCGGTCGGCTGTCGGACGGCTCACGGCCAGGCCGGCGAGTGCGGCCACCGCGCCAGGGGCCACCACCCAGGCGGGTCCGAGCACGTACGCCGCGGCGACCGAGAGCAGCAGCGGGAACAGCAGGACGGCGAACTGGAGCCAGGCCTGCATGCGCAGCAGGGCCGCCGCCGCGCCGGGTTCCGGCCGCTGCGCCAGCAGCGAGCGCTCGGCGCCGACGACCCCGCCGACGGCCGCGATCCCCGTCAGCCCGACCAGCAGCACCGGCAGCGCCGGCGGGAGCGTCGATTCCGGCGCCGCGGTGACGTACACGACGGCGGCGAGCAGGACGACGCCGACGGCCGTGATGGTCCAGGTCCTGCGGAGCGGGGAGAGCACGTCGACGGGCACGGGCACCTCGCGGACTGGCGGACTGGCGGACTGGCGGGACGACGATGCTAGGTCTTGAGCCGCTCGAGCTGTTCCACGGGGCCGGGTGCGCGCCGCTGGGCCAGCCAGATCCCGAGGACGATGGCGACGCCGCCGGCCAGCGCCGGTGCGCCGAGCCGCTCGCCGAGGAACAGCGCGCCGGCGACCACCGCCACCAGCGGGATCAGGTAGGTGGTCAGCGTGGTGTTGGTCGCGCCGACCCGCGCGATCAGCAGGTAGAAGACGAGGTAGGCCAGGCCCGTTCCGAACACGCCGAGGGCGGCCACGGCGCCCAGGACGTCCGCCCGCAACGCCGCACGGGTGGGGACGCCCTCGATCACCAGCGCCATCGGCAGGGCGGCCAGGAAGGCGGTCAGGACCTGGCCCGTGGCGATCATCAGGGGGGCGGCGGTCCCGGAGACGTAGCGCTTGGCGTACACCGCGCCGCCCGCGTAGAGCACCGTCGCCGCCACGACGGTGACCACGGCGAGGACCCGGCCACGGTCGCCGAGGTCCGGCGCCACGATGATGCCGACACCGGCGAGGGCCATCGCGAGCCCGGCGATCCGCGCGGCGGTGACCCGCTCCATGCGCAGCGACGCGGCCACGAGGAAGGTGCTGCTCGGTACCAGCGCCATCAGCAGCGCGGCCAGGCCGGAGGGGATGGCGCGTTGGGCCGCGGCGACCGCCGTCCATGGGACCGCGTTGGAGAGCACCCCGAGCACGGCCACGTGCCCCCACCACCGCCACGACCGCGGCGTGCGCTGCCGGCGGAACGCGACGGCGACGAGCAGCACGGTCGCACCGATGAACGTGCGTCCGGCGACGATCGACACCGGACCCAGACCGCGCAGGCCGAGCTCGATGAACAGGAACGACAGACCCCACATGCTGCCCAGGGTGAGCAGCAGGGCGGTGTCCGCAGGGGTGAAGGTGGCGCTACCGCGGGCGGGAGCATGCAACGGGCAGGGCCTGGGACTCGGCGACGCGGACCGGCCGACGCTACCGCACTCGGAGGACCACCCGGGTCCGCATAGGCTCGTGGCGTCGTCGAGCGTCGAGGAGTTGCATGACCGCGGACCCGACCGTCGCGCCGGCCTGGTTCGCGGCTTCGCTGGCGGCGACGCCGGAGTCGCACGTGCTGACGGTGGACCGGGTGGACATCGCCTACCTGGCCTGGGGGCGGCCCGGGGACCCCGTGCTCGTACTCGTGCACGGCGGCGCCGCGCACGCCCACTGGTGGAGTTCCCTCGCGCCCCTGCTCGCCGAGGAACACCGGGTCGTCGCGGTCGACCTGTCCGGGCACGGCGACAGCGCCCACCGGGAGCGGTACCGGGCGGAGTGGTGGGCACAGGAGGTGGTGGCGGTCGCCGAGCACGAGCGCGTCGGCCCACGGCGACCGGTCGTCGTCGGCCACTCGATGGGCGGCTTCGTGACGGTCGTCGCGGCGGCGCGGCACGGTGCCGCGCTCGACGGCGCGATCGTCCTCGACGCCCCGATCCGTCGGCCCGACCCGGAGACCGAGGAGGCCGGTCGGCGCGGCCGCAGCATGTTCCGCCAGCCCAAGGCGTACCCGGACCTGGCCACCGGCATGGAGCACTTCCACCTCGTGCCTCCGCAGCCCGAGGCCGAGCCGTGGTTGCTGCGCGAGGTGGCTCGGCACAGTCTGCGACGCTTCGACGACGGGAGATGGCGCTGGAAGTTCGACCCACGCGTGTTCGTGGAGCGGACCGGTCCGAGCCGGCCGAGCGACTACGCCGAGGACCTCACCCGGGCGGCGTGCCGGCTGGCGATCGTCAACGGGGCACGCTCGGCGATCGTGGACGACGAGGTCATCGCGCACATGCGCGAGCTGGTGGCCGGTTCACCGGCCGCTGCCGCCGGGGTGCCGTTCGTGAAGGTGCCCGAGGCGCACCACCACCTGCTGCTCGACCAACCGCTGGCCACGGTGACGGCCCTGCGGGCGGTGCTCGCGACCTGGCACCCGGTCGGTGCCCCGCCCCCCAGCGTGCTCACCACCGGCGGCTGACCGCCGAGGCGCCGGACACCTCCGCCCCACCAGCCCCCTCAGGAGCCGGCGCGCTCGGAGGTCCGCCTGCGGGCCACCGCCCGACGCGCGCCGCCGCCGGTGACCGTTCGCCACCACCGTCGTCCGGAGTCCCCACCAGCCCCGTCAGGAACCGGCGCGCTCGGAGGTCCGCCTGCGGGCCACCGCCCGACGCGCGCCGCCGCCGGTGACCGTTCGCCACCACCGTCGTCCGGAGTCCCCACCAGCCCCGTCAGGAACCGGCGCGCTCGGAGGTCCGCCTGCGGGCCACCGCCCGACGCGCGCCGCCGCCGGTGACCGTTCGCCACCACCGTCGTCCGGAGTCCCCACCAGCCCCGTCAGGAACCGGCGGCAACAGATCAGAGCTTGCGCAGGTGGACGGTGTGCACGGCGTGGTCGGCGGCCTTCTGCAGCACGAGGTCGGCTCGCGACCGGGTCGGCAGCACGTTGTCGCGCAGGTTGACCCCGTTGATCCGGGCCCAGATGTCGCGCGCGGTGGCGTCGGCCTGGTCGTCGGTGAGGCCGGCGTAGCGCCGGAAGTACGAACGCGGGTCGCGGAAGGCGGTGCCACGCAGGGTGCGGAAGCGCTCGACGTACCAGCGCTCGACGTCCTGCTCGGCGGCGTCGACGTAGATCGAGAAGTCGAAGAAGTCGGACACGAACACCCGCCGCTCGTCGGCGGCGGTGCCGGTCTGCAGGACGTTGAGGCCTTCGAGGATGAGGATGTCCGGCTGACGCACCAGGACCCGCTCGTCGGGGACGATGTCGTAGGTGAGGTGGCTGTAGACGGGTGCCGCGACCTCGGGCTCCCCGGCCTTCACCCGCGCGACGAAGCGGACCAGGCTGGCCACGTCGTAGGACTCGGGGAAACCTTTGCGCTCCATCAGTCCCCGGCGTTCGAGTTCGGCGTTGGGCCACAGGAACCCGTCCGTGGTGACCAGCGCGACCTCGGGGTGGTCCGGCCAGCGGGAGAGCAACGCCTGCAGGATGCGGGAGGTGGTCGACTTGCCGACCGCCACCGACCCGGCGATCCCGATCACGAACGGGACCTTGGCCGCCAGTGATCCGAGGAACGTGTCGGTGGCCCGGTGCAGGTCCTGGGTCGCGGCGACGTAGAGGTTGAGCAGCCGGGACAGCGGGAGGTAGACGTCGGCGACCTCGTCGAGCGACACGCGGGTGTTGATGCCGCGCAGCTGGGCGAGGTCCGCCTCGGACAGCGTCAACGGGGTCGCGGAGCGCAGTGCCGCCCAGTCCTCGCGGGCGAGTGCGACCCAGGGGGAGGGGTCGCCGTCCGCGCCGTCGTCCATGGCGCGTGGACCGGTGCCACGGCGGGACCGCGCGGGCAGCGGGGACTCGGACACGGCAGGCCTTGCTCACGGACGACGACCGGCCAGCGTAGTGGGCCCGGTCCACCGGTATCGAGTCGCGGCCGAGCAGGACGGCTCCCGATGCGCGACACTGGAGGCGGTGCGGATCCGTCAGCACGCCGTCGGGCGTGTCACGGCGCCGCTCGGGACGTCGAGGACTCGAGGACGAGTGAGCACGAACGGGGCGGTCCGCTCCCTGGTGTGGCACCGCATCGCCGCGGTGCTGCTCGTCGTGGTCGTGGTGCCGTTGGTGGTGGCGATCGGCGCCGTCGCCGACGAACAACCGATCCGCGAGGGTGAGCCGGCGCCACGGACGGTGTTCGCCGACGAGGCGATCCGTGAGGTCGACGAGGAGGCCACCGAACAGGCACGCCAGACGGCGGCGCAGTCGGTGGATCCGGTCGAGGTGTTCAACCCGGGGGCGCAGGCCGAGATCGTCAGCGAGACGCGCCAGATCTTCGCGGCGGTGCGCGGGGTCCGGGAGCCACCCGACGCCGGTGGTGACGTCCCGCCGATGACGCCGAGTCGGGCCCAGCAGCTCGAGGCGCTCGAACAGGAGCAGCTCGGCCTCGAACCCGAGGTCCTCGACGCGCTGCTGTCGGTGCCGCTGACCCAGCTGGCGACCGTGGAACAGGTGACGGTCGCCATCGCGCAGGGCTTCGCGCGCCAGCCGGTGCCCGAGGACGAGGTCCAGCAACTGCTGGCCGACCAGTTGCCGGTGGAGCTGGCCGTGCAGTCGTTGCCGGGGGACACGGCGGAGACGATCGTGGATCCGGTGCTCCGGACCGTGATGCGTCCGACCGTGGTGGTGGACCCGGATGCGACCACGGCGCGTCGCGAGCGGGCCGCGGAGGAGACCGAGGAGCTCGCCTCGACCTGGCGGCCGGGGCAGGCGATCGTGCGCGAGGGCGAGATCGTCGGGCCCATGCAGGCGCGGGCGATCGAGAGCCTCGGCCTGAGCGGCTCCTCGCCGGCCCGCGCGTTGCTGCGGGCGTTGGCCGCGATGGCCATGGTGGCGGTCATCGGCGGGGTCTACCTGCACCGGATGCAGCCGCGCGTGTGGGTGACCGGCAAGAAGCTGCTGCTGCTGGGGCTGCTGGTCACCGCCTACGCCGGGCTCGTCGTGGGGGCGACCGCGGTGACGGGTGCGACCTCGAACGGTTGGGCCTACGTGGTGCCGGCCGGGGCGCTGGCGATGCTCGCCGCGCTGTTGATCCATCCGGTGGTCGGCATCTCGACCATGCTGCCGGCCGCCGTGCTCGTGCTGCTCGTGGAGCCCTCGGCGGCGCCGGTCGCGTTGTTCGCCGCGGCGGCCGTCCTGGTCAGCGTCCCGTTGACGACCCGGATCAGCTCGCGGTCGGACCTGCGTTCGGCGACGTTGCGGGCCGGCCTGAGCTACCCGGTGCTCGCGGCGGTGCTGGTGCTCGTGTTCGGGCCGCGCGACGAGCTGGTCACGGCGGTGCTCGCCGGCGCGCTCAACGGCCTCGTGACGGCGATCGCGGTCCAGGGCGCGATGCCGTTCCTGGAGAACCTGTTCCGGCTGCCGACGGTCACCGCGCTGCTGGACCTCGCCGACCGCAACCATCCGTTGTTGCGCGAGCTCGAGGCGAAGGCGCTCGGCTCGTACAACCACTCGGTGATGGTGGCCTCGCTGTGCGAGCGCGCCTGCCGGGCGATCGGGGCCCAGCCGCTGCTGGGCAGTGTCGCGGCGCTCTACCACGACATCGGCAAGGTCCGGCAGCCGCACTTCTTCATCGAGAACCAGCAGGGCATCGCCAACCCGCACGACGACCTCGAACCGGAGGTGTCGGCGGTCATCATCCAGAACCACGTCGTCGACGGTGTGGAGATGGCGACCGAGTACCGGCTGCCGCCGGAGGTCGTGGCCTGCATCGGCTCGCACCACGGCACGATGCTGGTGAGCTACTTCTTCGACCGGGCGGTCGAGGCCGCCGGTGGGGACCACGACGCGGTCGACGAGGAGCACTTCCGTTACAAGGGGCACAAGCCGCGCAGCAAGGAGGCGGCCGTGCTGCTGCTGGCCGACTGCTGCGAGGCGGCGACCCGGGCCATGGCGATGTCGCGCGGCACCCTGCCGCGCGACGACATCGAGTCGACCGTCGACCGGCTGCTGCAGGAGCGGGTCGACGACGGGCAGTTCGAGGAGTGCGACCTGACGTTCCGCGAGCTGATGACCGCTCGTGACACCATCGTGGAGTCGTTGGTCGGCATCTATCACCCCCGGATCGCCTACCCGGGCAAGCCGCAGCCGGCCACCTCCGTGTCGTCGGACGGCGCCGGTCCGGTCGGGGACACGGAGGCGTCCGACGGGGACGCACCCGGCGCGAACGGGGACGGCGCCCCGCCCGCGGCGGGATCAGACGGGGTCCTGCCCGAGCGCGAATCCCGCGTCGAGCACACGCGGTGAGTAGCTGCGGAAGGCGATGACCGTCTCCGAGCCGGCCACGCCCGGGATCTTGCCGACCCGGCCGGTCACGACGTCGGCGAGGTCCTCGTTGCGGGCCACCTTGACCTTGCAGATCAGGTCGTAGCGGCCGGTGACGGAGTAGACCTCCACCACGCCCTCGACGTCGCACAGCGCTTCGGCCACCTCGGGCACCTGGTCGGTCTGGACGTCGAGCAGCACGAAGGCGGTGATCACACGGACTCCTGGCGACGGGTGCGCCGGCACGCTAGCTGTTGTCGCGGCGCGCGGTAGCGTCCGGGCATGGCAGCAGGCACGAGCTTCGGGGAGGCGATCGAGACGGTCGTCGCGCGTCTGCCGGTGGGCACGGTGGCCACCTACGGCGAGGTCGCCGCGGAGGCGGGTCGACCGGGCGCGGCGCGGGCGGTCGGACGGGTGCTGCGCACGACGTCGCGCCCCCTGCCGTGGTGGCGGGTGGTGACCTCCGCCGGTCGACTGGTGCCCGGCCTGGAGGTGGAGCACGCCCGTCGTCTCACGGCCGAGGGTGTCGTGGTGGTCGGGGACCACGTCGCCGGTCTGCGCACGCGCCGGGTGGCCCGGGAGCGATAGCGTCCCCGGCGACAACGTCGCCGCACAGGACCGCCCTCGTGCCCACCTCCGATCCGACGCCGTCGACGCTCGCCGTCCAGCCGTTCCCGGGGATGCTGCATCACCTCGAGTTGTACGTCGCCGACCTCGAGCGCAGCGTCGCGTTCTGGGGGTGGCTGCTGCCCGAGCTCGGCTACGAGGTCTACCAGGAGTGGGACGAGGGGATCTCGTTCCGCTTGGGCACGGCCTACCTGGTGTTCGTCCAGGCGCCGCGGCCGGAACGAGGTGCCGACCGGCGGGGCGTCGGGTTGAACCACCTCGCCTTCCGTGTGCGCGACCGGGCGGACGTGGACCGCCTCACCGACGCGGTGCGTGCGCGTGGGTGCCGGGTGCTGTACGAGGACCGTCACCCGCTGGCCGGTGGGCCCGAGCACTACGCGTTGTTCTGCGAGGACCCGGACGGCCTGAAGGTGGAGCTCGTGTCGGCTGACTGACCGGGGACGGCATCCGCCCGAGGGGCGTGTGCACTAGTCGCGCAGCTTCGGGCGGAAAGCGACCGGACTGGGTCGTTTCGTGCGCTCGTTGCGCACCCTGACTGGCGGTGGACGGAAACGACCGATAGTGGCGTTGTACCACCTGACGGTGTTCCGGCCACGTGACGCGGCCGGAGGGACACCATCGCCCCGCCCCTCCTCGCATCCCCCGTCCCAGCGTCGGCACCGCGACCTCCGCGGCTCCGAACCAGACGTGCGAGGGTGGAACCCACACCTCGCCGCAGGTGGGTCACCCGGCCGAAACGCGCCCTCGGCCCGCCCCCCACCCGCGCACGCGTCCCGCTCCCGGACGCGCTCTCGCCCTCCGATCCGTCGAGGAGGACCACGGTGAACCCGACCGAACTCCCCACCGCAGAAGTGGCCGTCGAGGAACTTCTCGAACGCTCGTCCGAGCGTGGCTACGTACTGCTCTCCGAACTCCAGGACCTGCACGCGCCGGAACTCCACGGCGACACGTGGCTCGATGACGTGGTCGCCGAGATCCGTACCCAGGGCACCCAGGTCGTCGACGACGTCGCCGACGACGCGCCCGAGGAGGTCGCGGAGTACACCGGGGCCATGACCACCGACCTGGTGCGGCAGTACCTCAACGACGCCGGCCGCCACGCCCTGCTCACCAAGGAGGACGAGGCGGACCTGGCCAAGCGCTACCAGGCTGGCATGGCCGCCGACGAGATCCTGAGCTCCGGCCGCAAGCTGACGCGGACGCAGAAGGCCCGCATGCGCCAGGTCAGCCGCGACGGCGAGCGCGCCAAGGAACGCATGGTGCAGGCCAACCTGCGGCTCGTGGTCCCGCAGGCCCGCAAGTTCTCTGGACGCGACCTCGACTTCATCGAGCTGATCCAGGAGGGCAACCTCGGCCTGCTGCGCGCGGTCGAGAAGTTCGACCACACCAAGGGCTACAAGTTCTCGACCTACGCCGTCTGGTGGATCCGTCAGGCCCTGCAGCGCGGCGTGGCCTCCAAGGGCCGCACGATCCGTGTCCCCGCGCACGTCTGGGAGCTGTACGGCAAGCTCCGCTCCGCCGAACTGCGTCTGCGCCAGCAGAAGGGTGCCGACCCGACCGAGGACGAGATCGCCGAGGAGGTCGGCCTGACCGCCCAGCGGGTCCGTGAGGTCCGCGAGGCGATGCAGGAACTGGTCAGCCTCGACCGGCCGAT
Coding sequences:
- a CDS encoding alpha/beta fold hydrolase; protein product: MTADPTVAPAWFAASLAATPESHVLTVDRVDIAYLAWGRPGDPVLVLVHGGAAHAHWWSSLAPLLAEEHRVVAVDLSGHGDSAHRERYRAEWWAQEVVAVAEHERVGPRRPVVVGHSMGGFVTVVAAARHGAALDGAIVLDAPIRRPDPETEEAGRRGRSMFRQPKAYPDLATGMEHFHLVPPQPEAEPWLLREVARHSLRRFDDGRWRWKFDPRVFVERTGPSRPSDYAEDLTRAACRLAIVNGARSAIVDDEVIAHMRELVAGSPAAAAGVPFVKVPEAHHHLLLDQPLATVTALRAVLATWHPVGAPPPSVLTTGG
- the coaA gene encoding type I pantothenate kinase gives rise to the protein MDDGADGDPSPWVALAREDWAALRSATPLTLSEADLAQLRGINTRVSLDEVADVYLPLSRLLNLYVAATQDLHRATDTFLGSLAAKVPFVIGIAGSVAVGKSTTSRILQALLSRWPDHPEVALVTTDGFLWPNAELERRGLMERKGFPESYDVASLVRFVARVKAGEPEVAAPVYSHLTYDIVPDERVLVRQPDILILEGLNVLQTGTAADERRVFVSDFFDFSIYVDAAEQDVERWYVERFRTLRGTAFRDPRSYFRRYAGLTDDQADATARDIWARINGVNLRDNVLPTRSRADLVLQKAADHAVHTVHLRKL
- a CDS encoding HD family phosphohydrolase; translated protein: MSTNGAVRSLVWHRIAAVLLVVVVVPLVVAIGAVADEQPIREGEPAPRTVFADEAIREVDEEATEQARQTAAQSVDPVEVFNPGAQAEIVSETRQIFAAVRGVREPPDAGGDVPPMTPSRAQQLEALEQEQLGLEPEVLDALLSVPLTQLATVEQVTVAIAQGFARQPVPEDEVQQLLADQLPVELAVQSLPGDTAETIVDPVLRTVMRPTVVVDPDATTARRERAAEETEELASTWRPGQAIVREGEIVGPMQARAIESLGLSGSSPARALLRALAAMAMVAVIGGVYLHRMQPRVWVTGKKLLLLGLLVTAYAGLVVGATAVTGATSNGWAYVVPAGALAMLAALLIHPVVGISTMLPAAVLVLLVEPSAAPVALFAAAAVLVSVPLTTRISSRSDLRSATLRAGLSYPVLAAVLVLVFGPRDELVTAVLAGALNGLVTAIAVQGAMPFLENLFRLPTVTALLDLADRNHPLLRELEAKALGSYNHSVMVASLCERACRAIGAQPLLGSVAALYHDIGKVRQPHFFIENQQGIANPHDDLEPEVSAVIIQNHVVDGVEMATEYRLPPEVVACIGSHHGTMLVSYFFDRAVEAAGGDHDAVDEEHFRYKGHKPRSKEAAVLLLADCCEAATRAMAMSRGTLPRDDIESTVDRLLQERVDDGQFEECDLTFRELMTARDTIVESLVGIYHPRIAYPGKPQPATSVSSDGAGPVGDTEASDGDAPGANGDGAPPAAGSDGVLPERESRVEHTR
- a CDS encoding Lrp/AsnC family transcriptional regulator → MITAFVLLDVQTDQVPEVAEALCDVEGVVEVYSVTGRYDLICKVKVARNEDLADVVTGRVGKIPGVAGSETVIAFRSYSPRVLDAGFALGQDPV
- a CDS encoding MGMT family protein, whose product is MAAGTSFGEAIETVVARLPVGTVATYGEVAAEAGRPGAARAVGRVLRTTSRPLPWWRVVTSAGRLVPGLEVEHARRLTAEGVVVVGDHVAGLRTRRVARER
- a CDS encoding VOC family protein, which encodes MHHLELYVADLERSVAFWGWLLPELGYEVYQEWDEGISFRLGTAYLVFVQAPRPERGADRRGVGLNHLAFRVRDRADVDRLTDAVRARGCRVLYEDRHPLAGGPEHYALFCEDPDGLKVELVSAD